Within the Arthrobacter sp. V1I7 genome, the region GACGCGATGCGGTGGCGTCGGCTGGACATCGTCTCCACCAGCCGCGGCGGCCCTTTGGACCGGGACGGAACCGTGGAGTTCAAGGCGCACTTCCGGCACGGCCGCGAACGCGGCGTCCACCACGAAACAAGCCGTTTCCTGCGGGTGGACCGCCGCTGGTACTACCTCGACGCCCTCCGGGCGGCCTGAGTTAACGGCGCCGGTGCTCGCCGGATCAAGGATCATCAGGGCGCCGGGCACCGTGCCGGGCACCCTGCACGCCCGGGCGGTTTGCCAAGACCCGCCTAGTGGTCTTGGCCCCTGTCCGCCGGAGTGAAGCCCGCCCGGTCCACCTTGCGGTGGAAGTGCATGCCGGCAAGCCCGCCCAGCACGGCGCCGATCAAGGCCACCACGGCAATCACGACGGCGGCGATGATGCTCATGGTGCTGAGCTGGCCCTCGTTGACCGGGATCCTCGGGAAGCTGTTCAGATTGGCCAGGATATTGAATTGCTGGCCCGCCACGAGACCGAGAATCGCCACAACGACGGCGGCGATGATGGCCCAGACCCACACCATGAAGCCCTGCTTGGCCCCGTTGAAACGAGCCATCCGCCCGGCGACGTAGCCGCCGCAGTAGTAGGCCACGAACAGGACGACGAGCAGAGCGATGACGCCGACGAGTCCCACGGTCTCATTGCCGCCGCTGACCGCTTCGTTGACGTCGGTGTTGGTGGCGAGTCCGACGGCCGTTCCGGCCGCGGCGACCAGTGCTGTCAGCAGCACCGCCGTGCCGGTGGCGGCCAGCCACCCGAAGAAGGCGGAACCGATTTGGATGCCGCCGAACTGCTCCTTTTCGCGGGCCACCACGGTCTCCCTCGTGGGCCCGCTGCTGACGGCGTCCTGCCGCTCTGTGTCCTGCCGCTCTGTGTCCTGCCGCGCGGTGTCCTGCCGCTCTGCGGCCTCGCGTGCGTCGTGAATCCGGGCGTCTTGGGAGGGCGTCCGGTCCTCGCCGCGACGGGGGGTTCGATCTTCGGGGCCTACTGTGCTGCTCATGAGGACTGCTCGCTTTCACTGACTGACCCGGATTCATGGTTTGAACCGGCACCGCAAGGCGGAGACCGGGGTAGTGGTCTCACGTCCACCTAACCACGCCGAAAAGCCGGTTAGCAAGGGTGCTTACCATCCCGCCGGGCCGGTGGCACGGTGCCTCCCGGCCCGCATCACCGGTAGTTCCGGTGCAGGTTCTCCTTCTCCGAGGCGCGCGGGCTGGCGTCCGCAATCCACGGGCCGGTCCCCTCGGACTGGTCCAGCACCCCGGCCTCGAGCCAGACGTACTCGCCGTCGAGCACCTTGCGGGAGAGGATGTGGTCGCCGTCGTCCGTGTTCCGCCACAGCTGGTCAAAGTATTCGTCCACCCGCACCCTTGCCTGCTCGCAATACGCCTCGGCGAGCTCGAAGGCCGACGCGGCCCGTTCCGGCGCGGTGCGCAGCAGCATCTCCGCCCGTGAGCAGCAGGCAGCCATCGCGAACAGCTCGGCCCCGATATCCACGATCCGGCCCAGGAATGCCTGCTTGTGCTCGAGCCTGGCCTGCCAGCGGCCCATCCCGTAGAAGGTCTGCCGGGCCAGCCGCCGGGAGGATCGCTCCACGAAGCGCAGCTGCTTTGCCAGCCGGCCGAAGTCGCTATAGGACCGCGGATCCATGCCGGCTCCGGCCACGAGCTTGGGCAGCCACTTTGCATAGAATCCGGAGGCGCCGACGGCGGCCTTTGCCTTGTCCGACAGGGTTGCATCGACCGACGCGAGGTCACCGGCCACCGCCAGGTGCGCGTCTACGGCTTCACGGGCGATCAGCAGCCGCATGATTTCCGAGGAGCCCTCAAAGATCCTGTTGATCCGGAGGTCCCGGACCTGCTGTTCGGCCGGCACGGCGCGCTCGCCGCGGGCCGCGAGCGATTCGGCTGTCTCGAAGCCGCGGCCGCCACGGATCTGCACCAGTTCGTCTGCAACCCGGCAGCTGATTTCGGTGCACCACAGCTTGGCAAGGGCGGCCTCGATCCGGACGTCCTTTTGCCCGGCATCGGCCATCTCGGCGCTCAGCTCGAAAACGGCGTCCAGGGCGAAGGCGCTGGCGGCGATAAACGCGATCTTCTTGCCCACCGCCTCGTGCTGGCCGACGGGCCGGCCCCACTGGGTGCGGGCGTTGGACCATTCGCGGGCGATCTTCAGGCTCCAGCGTCCGGAGGCGACGCAGAGGGCAGGAATCGAGAGCCGGCCGGTATTCAACGTGGTGAGGGCGATCTTCAACCCCTGGCCCTCGCGTCCCAACCGGTTGGCCGCCGGGACACGGACCTGGTGGAAGCGCGTCACGCCGTTCTCGATGCCGCGCAGCCCCATGAAGGCGTTGCGGTTTTCCACGGTGATGCCGGGGGAATCCATCTCCACCACGAAGGCGCTGATGCCGCCTTTGTGGGCCGTGCCGTCGGCGTCGGTGTGGGCCGGGACGAGCGCCATGACGACGACGAGTTCGGCGATCACGCCGTTGGTGGTCCAGAGTTTCACGCCGTCCAGCAGGTACGACTCACCGTCGTCCGAGGGGAGGGCGGTGCTGCCCATCCTTGCCGGGTCGCTGCCGACGTCGGGTTCGGTCAGGAGGAACGCGGTGATGGCGCCGGCGGCGCAGCGCGGCAGGTACTTCTCCTTCTGTTCGGGTGTGCCGAACACCTTCACCGGCTCCGGGACGCCGATGGACTGGTGGGCGGAGAGCAGGGCGCCAAGGCTGGGATGCACCGAGCCCAGCAGCGCCAGCGCACGGCCGTAGTAGACGAGGGAGAGGCCCAAGCCGCCGTAGTCGCGGGGGATCTTCATGCCGAAGACCCCGAGCTCGGCGAGGCCCTTGAGGTACTCGTCGGGGATCAGCGCATTACGCTCGATTTCGCGCCCTGACATCGTCCGGCAGTAGGCGGTCAGACGGGCCAGGAACGCCTCGCCGCGTTCGACGTCGTCCGCGGGCGCTTCGGGCCAGGGGTGGATCAGGCTCAGATCAAAGCTGCCGAGGTAAAGTCCCTTGGCGAAACTGGGCCTGTCCCAGCTGGTCTCACGGGCGGCTTCGGCGATGGCCCGCGCGTCGGCCGCGGTGGCCGCCGGCCCGATCGCATGTGCACGGACCGGCATATCGGCGGCGGGACTGTCGGTGGCGGGACCCGTGCGGGGAACTTCAGTTCCGGGATTTTCAGCGGCTGGATTTTCGACGGCGGAGCTCATCGGGCATCTCCTCATAACCGGGGCGACCGGCTCGAGCGCTGGATCCGCCGTGGGTGGAGGACCCTTCAGCTGTCCCGCAATACTACCCGCGGGTAAGTTCCCGTACTAGGGGCCGATTGCCCTACGAAGTCAGCCGCGAAATCGCCGGGCAGCTCCGCGGGCAGCTCCACCGCGGATGCATGGTGGACCAGCCGGTCCCACGTGTAGTTGAGGCCGCGGACGAGTCCCAGCAGGAGGATTGCCGAGATGAGCCAGACGAGGCGCCCGACGCCGGTAAGCACCAGGGCGGCCAGGGCCGCCGTCATCACGAACAGTGTGAGCACCAAAGCAAACACGAGCGTTCCAATGAACACCAGGGTTGCCGCTTCCACTGCGCTTAGGTCGAACTGCATTCTTCCTCCTGCACCATTGCTTCGGCTGAATCAGTAGCCTGAGCGTAGGGTGCAGGAGGTGCGGGCAACCAGAGTCCCGAGGGATGTCCTGGCTGTTGATATGGGATTGAAATGCTACCCGGGCGTAGGTCACGGAGCGCTTGCGAACGCGCACCGTCCGCGCTGGGGGACCCGTGCGGCGGGGTCAGTCGTCGAACTCGGGTGCGTCCTGGCGCAGGACCTGGAAGTCCGCGCCGACCTGCACCTCGACCTGGGAGCCGTCCGGTAGGCGGACCTCCACCTCGTAGGCGGCGCCGCCCTCGTTCTCCCGTTCCACTTCACTCACGGTACCCTGGCCTACCCTGGCGAGGGCGGCGTTCGCGGCCTGGTCCCGGTCAGCGGCGTTAAGGGCCGGCAGGTTGGAATCGTCGTCGTCGGGGCCGTCTACCGTTGCCACCTGGAATGAACGATCCACTTCGACCTCGACCGTGGTGCCGTCCGGACGCTGGACGTCAACCTCGTAGGCGCCGTCGTCGGTCTCCGCCTTGAGTACGGTTCCACCGCCGGCTTTCGCGAGAGCGGCATCGCTGGCCTGCTGCAATTCGGTTCCGCTCAGGGCCTGGTCATCGGCGGCCAACGTGCTGGCGGCCACCGCCACCGTCGCCCCGCCCAGGACTACGGCCGCCGCCGCCACCCCGGTGATCAGCATCGTTTTCTTGCGCATGAAAATCTCCTCTGATGTGTGGTGTACATAGTGTGCTCCTGAACTCAAAAGCAGACAATGCAAAATGCAAAGCCGGGGCCTGCGTTAACCTTGTAGCTGGCAGTTTTGCGAATCCGCTGCCCATCCCCCACCCCCGAGGCAGCTGAAGGAGAGTGCGTGTCCCGCTCCGCCCTGTCGTCGGCCGACGCCATCAGCGCCCGTCTCCGCGACCTCGAGCTCCTCACCAAGGGCCCGGCGTGGGCGCTCACCCGCTCCGCGCCATGGGTGATTGCCGTGCTTCAGGCCTCCTTCTCGCGCACCCGCCCGCAGCTTCCGCTGGAGCAGTTCCATGCCGACGTCGACGCCTTCCTGGAACAGCTCCGCCGGCAGGCTCCCGGCACGGGAGAGCAGCAGAGCGGATCCGCCAACGGCGCGCTGTCCGGAAAAAAATACGCCGACGAATGGACCCGGAAGAACTTCCTGACCCGGCGCAACCAGTCCGGGCAGATCGTCTATGAAGTCACCGAACCGGCCGCGCGCGTCCTCGCTTTCCTGGACAGCCTCTCCAGCGAACGTTCCACCCTTAACGGGTCCCGGCTCGGGACGCTGCTGGGCGACGTCGAAAAGCTCGCCCATGAGACGAACCCGGACCAGAGCGCCCGCCTGGAGTCCCTCGAGGAGGAGATCGGCGAACGGCGCCAGCTGATCGAGGACATCAGCTCCGGGGACTTCGACGGCCTGCTCGAGGACGACGAGGCCGTGGAGGCCGCCGGTAACATCCTGGACCTCGCGGCCAGCCTGCCTGCCGATTACAAGAAAATGCGCGACCGGATCGAAGAGCTGGTCGGGGAGCTCCGCAACCAGATCATCGAGGAGTCACTGAGCAAGGGCGCCACCATGGCTCAAGTGCTGGAGGCGGACAAACGGCTCCGGCAGAGCCCCGAGGGCAGGACGTTCCGGTCCTTCACCGCATTCCTGGAGGACCCGCAGCAGCAGCTGCGTTTCCGCTCGGCGATCGGCGAGGTGCTCAGCCGGCAGTTCGCCGACGATCTCAGCCACGAGGAACGCGAGACGCTGAAAAACCTCGTGGTCGAGCTCCGCACCCAGCACAGCCAGATCCAGCGGATTTACGGCAAGCTCAGCGAAAGCCTCAACACCTACGTCCAGAGCGATGACTTCCGCCAGTCGGTCCGGCTCCGGAAGGTCCTGCGCGAAGCAGAGCAAGCGATCCGCTCCCTGCCGTACGAGCGCGAACGGCCCGGCCTGGTCCGCGGTCCGGTGCTGTTCAACGCAGGCTTCGAATCCCTCGCCATGGTCAAGCTCTTCGACCCGGACGAGTTCGCGGCCCCGCCAAAGCTCGCGGACCCCATCTCGTTCAGCGACTCGGACCGGGTACGCTCGCCACGGACGGGGAAAGCCGACCCGGCGGCAATCCGGGCCGCGTTCGCGGGCGCCTCCACCCTGGCCGGGGCCTGGGCCCAGCTGCCGGCCGAGGAACGGCACATCAACTCCATCCGCGCCCTGCTCTCCCACGCGCTCCACGAGGGCGCCGGCTTCGACCGCGACGCCTGGAACACCCTCGACTTCGAACAGATCGACGGCTCCACGCGTACCGCGTACCTGCCCCTGGTCACGCTCACGAAAGATTGAAGATGACTGACGACATCACGACGACGGCGGCGGGCACGCCCGACGAGGGTTCCGGCGATCACATCCACGCCGATCCCTTCACCGTCGCCCCACGGGACTCCTTCGTGGACGGCGCTGCCCTGTTCCCCGGCGACACCGGCGTGCTCCCGATGAAGGTCCGCCAGGCCCTCGTGAAACTCCTCAAAGGCCCGTACGTGGACGGCGGCCGGGACGAAAAACTGTGGACCACGCTGCTCGATAACCAGCTGATCCTGCGCAGCCGCTTGTCCGAGCTGTTCCTCACGCTGCAGCTGGATCACGAACGGAAGGTGGCCGTGCTCCGCCCGGTCGACCCCGAGGCGATCGGCGGCAGCACCCGCTCCAGCATCCTGCGCCAGCAGCGCGCCCTGAGCCGGAT harbors:
- a CDS encoding DUF3375 family protein, giving the protein MSRSALSSADAISARLRDLELLTKGPAWALTRSAPWVIAVLQASFSRTRPQLPLEQFHADVDAFLEQLRRQAPGTGEQQSGSANGALSGKKYADEWTRKNFLTRRNQSGQIVYEVTEPAARVLAFLDSLSSERSTLNGSRLGTLLGDVEKLAHETNPDQSARLESLEEEIGERRQLIEDISSGDFDGLLEDDEAVEAAGNILDLAASLPADYKKMRDRIEELVGELRNQIIEESLSKGATMAQVLEADKRLRQSPEGRTFRSFTAFLEDPQQQLRFRSAIGEVLSRQFADDLSHEERETLKNLVVELRTQHSQIQRIYGKLSESLNTYVQSDDFRQSVRLRKVLREAEQAIRSLPYERERPGLVRGPVLFNAGFESLAMVKLFDPDEFAAPPKLADPISFSDSDRVRSPRTGKADPAAIRAAFAGASTLAGAWAQLPAEERHINSIRALLSHALHEGAGFDRDAWNTLDFEQIDGSTRTAYLPLVTLTKD
- a CDS encoding PepSY domain-containing protein; amino-acid sequence: MRKKTMLITGVAAAAVVLGGATVAVAASTLAADDQALSGTELQQASDAALAKAGGGTVLKAETDDGAYEVDVQRPDGTTVEVEVDRSFQVATVDGPDDDDSNLPALNAADRDQAANAALARVGQGTVSEVERENEGGAAYEVEVRLPDGSQVEVQVGADFQVLRQDAPEFDD
- a CDS encoding acyl-CoA dehydrogenase family protein, coding for MPVRAHAIGPAATAADARAIAEAARETSWDRPSFAKGLYLGSFDLSLIHPWPEAPADDVERGEAFLARLTAYCRTMSGREIERNALIPDEYLKGLAELGVFGMKIPRDYGGLGLSLVYYGRALALLGSVHPSLGALLSAHQSIGVPEPVKVFGTPEQKEKYLPRCAAGAITAFLLTEPDVGSDPARMGSTALPSDDGESYLLDGVKLWTTNGVIAELVVVMALVPAHTDADGTAHKGGISAFVVEMDSPGITVENRNAFMGLRGIENGVTRFHQVRVPAANRLGREGQGLKIALTTLNTGRLSIPALCVASGRWSLKIAREWSNARTQWGRPVGQHEAVGKKIAFIAASAFALDAVFELSAEMADAGQKDVRIEAALAKLWCTEISCRVADELVQIRGGRGFETAESLAARGERAVPAEQQVRDLRINRIFEGSSEIMRLLIAREAVDAHLAVAGDLASVDATLSDKAKAAVGASGFYAKWLPKLVAGAGMDPRSYSDFGRLAKQLRFVERSSRRLARQTFYGMGRWQARLEHKQAFLGRIVDIGAELFAMAACCSRAEMLLRTAPERAASAFELAEAYCEQARVRVDEYFDQLWRNTDDGDHILSRKVLDGEYVWLEAGVLDQSEGTGPWIADASPRASEKENLHRNYR